A single Paenibacillus sp. FSL R5-0517 DNA region contains:
- the rplA gene encoding 50S ribosomal protein L1, which produces MAKHGKKYLEAAKLIDSEATYEPSEAVELVKKAATAKFDETIEAAVRLGVDPRKQDQAVRGVVVLPHGTGKTQRVLVFAKGDKAKEAEAAGADYVGDADMINKIQQGWFEFDVCVATPDMMSEVGKLGRLLGGKGLMPNPKAGTVTFDVTKAVQEIKAGKIEYRLDRAGQIHAPIGKASFSSEQLNENFKALMEALNRAKPAAAKGVYLKNVSLSSTMGPGARVNAAAFR; this is translated from the coding sequence ATGGCTAAACACGGTAAAAAATACCTGGAAGCTGCTAAGCTGATTGACAGCGAAGCAACTTACGAGCCTTCAGAAGCTGTAGAGCTTGTGAAAAAGGCAGCTACTGCAAAATTCGATGAAACAATCGAAGCGGCAGTTCGTTTGGGTGTAGACCCTCGTAAGCAAGACCAGGCTGTACGTGGTGTTGTTGTCTTGCCACACGGCACAGGTAAAACACAACGCGTATTGGTATTTGCAAAAGGTGACAAAGCGAAAGAAGCGGAAGCGGCTGGCGCGGACTATGTTGGTGATGCAGACATGATCAACAAAATCCAACAAGGCTGGTTCGAATTCGACGTCTGCGTAGCGACACCAGATATGATGAGTGAAGTAGGTAAATTGGGCCGACTGCTCGGCGGTAAAGGTCTGATGCCTAACCCTAAAGCCGGAACGGTAACTTTCGATGTAACTAAGGCTGTTCAAGAAATTAAAGCCGGTAAAATCGAATATCGTCTGGATCGTGCAGGTCAAATTCATGCACCGATTGGTAAAGCTTCTTTCTCTTCTGAGCAACTTAATGAGAACTTCAAAGCTCTCATGGAAGCTCTGAATCGTGCTAAACCAGCGGCAGCAAAAGGTGTTTATCTGAAGAATGTTAGTCTTTCTTCCACGATGGGCCCTGGAGCACGCGTGAACGCAGCAGCTTTTAGATAA
- the cysS gene encoding cysteine--tRNA ligase gives MTLQIYNTMSRTKEEFVPQEPGKVKMYVCGPTVYDYIHIGNARPVIFFDTVRGYLEQTGHDVNYVVNFTDVDDKLIRKAEQLGTDVPHVAEKFIAAYYEDLEGLGIPKASSNPRVTENMPLIIDFIRELVEKGFAYENGGDVYYRTGKFSEYGKLSKQNLQELQFGIRVGVDERKEHPEDFVLWKAAKPGEIYWSSPWGDGRPGWHIECSAMAREYLGDTLDIHGGGQDLQFPHHECECAQSEVLTGKPLANYWMHNGFIRIDNEKMSKSLGNGVLVKDLRNQYKREAIRYFMLSTHYRNPLNFTDDTMEQAQNSVDRIANAVGNLNHRLSAVTVDQDITAEFAARLDQIRQQYHEKMQDDFNTPDAITAMFEWAGEANQLLQQEVVNAADIRALLELFSELNAVLRIYTDGEAELLDEEVEQLIEERVEARKSKNWARADEIRDELSARGILLEDTAQGMRWRRK, from the coding sequence ATGACGCTTCAGATTTATAATACGATGAGTCGTACAAAAGAAGAATTTGTTCCCCAAGAGCCAGGGAAAGTAAAAATGTATGTCTGCGGACCAACGGTATATGACTATATTCATATTGGAAATGCACGCCCGGTTATCTTTTTCGACACGGTTCGTGGATACCTGGAACAGACAGGACATGATGTAAACTATGTGGTGAACTTCACGGATGTGGACGATAAGCTGATTCGCAAAGCCGAACAACTTGGAACAGACGTTCCTCACGTCGCGGAGAAGTTTATTGCAGCCTACTATGAAGACCTTGAGGGATTGGGTATTCCCAAGGCAAGTAGCAACCCGAGAGTAACGGAAAACATGCCGCTCATTATTGATTTTATCCGTGAGTTGGTTGAAAAAGGTTTCGCATACGAAAATGGCGGTGACGTCTATTACCGTACAGGCAAATTCAGCGAGTATGGTAAGCTATCGAAGCAAAATTTACAGGAGCTGCAATTTGGAATCCGTGTAGGTGTGGACGAGCGCAAAGAGCATCCCGAAGATTTCGTGCTCTGGAAGGCTGCAAAACCAGGTGAGATCTATTGGTCCAGTCCTTGGGGCGATGGTCGACCAGGTTGGCATATTGAGTGCTCCGCCATGGCTAGGGAGTACCTTGGGGACACACTGGACATTCACGGGGGTGGACAGGATCTGCAGTTCCCGCACCATGAGTGCGAATGCGCCCAATCCGAGGTGTTAACAGGTAAACCACTTGCGAACTACTGGATGCATAATGGTTTCATCCGGATTGATAACGAGAAGATGTCGAAATCACTCGGTAACGGTGTTCTTGTTAAAGATTTGCGGAATCAATATAAACGCGAAGCGATTCGTTACTTTATGTTGTCTACCCACTATCGTAACCCGTTGAATTTCACGGATGATACGATGGAGCAGGCACAGAATAGTGTGGACCGGATTGCGAATGCTGTAGGTAACCTGAACCATCGTCTGAGCGCGGTAACCGTAGATCAGGATATCACAGCAGAGTTTGCGGCAAGACTCGACCAAATCCGTCAGCAATATCATGAGAAGATGCAGGATGATTTCAATACTCCTGATGCGATCACTGCTATGTTTGAGTGGGCAGGGGAAGCCAATCAACTGTTACAGCAGGAAGTTGTCAATGCGGCAGACATACGTGCGCTCCTTGAATTGTTCAGTGAATTGAATGCTGTGCTTCGCATCTATACAGATGGAGAGGCAGAACTTCTAGATGAGGAAGTAGAACAGCTGATTGAAGAACGTGTAGAAGCGCGCAAGTCCAAAAACTGGGCAAGAGCGGATGAAATTCGTGATGAGTTGTCTGCACGGGGCATTCTGCTTGAGGATACGGCGCAGGGTATGAGATGGCGGCGCAAATGA
- the gltX gene encoding glutamate--tRNA ligase: MSTEIRVRYAPSPTGHLHIGNARTALFNYLYAKHNNGKFIIRIEDTDVKRNIAGGEESQLKYLKWLGIEWDESIDVGGEYGPYRQTERLDLYRKYTQELLDKGLAYPCFCTEEELEQEREEQSARGETPRYSGKHRDLTPEQISAFEAEGRVASIRFRVPEERVYTFDDMVKGTISFNSKESGDFVIVKKDGIPTYNYAVAVDDHLMKISHVLRGEDHISNTPRQLMIYEALGWEPPQFGHMTLIVNENHKKLSKRDESVIQFIEQYDQLGYLPEAMFNFISLLGWSPEGEEEIFSQEQLISIFDTKRLSKSPAVFDTHKLAHLNNHYIKHADPERIAEMAIPHLQKAGRLPGDLSAEQKEWAHTLVHLYQEQMNAASDIVELSEVFFRSEIELETEGAAVLAEEQVPTVLKAFAYKVQASEEFTPSKMAALIKEVQKETGFKGKQLFMPIRVALTGQTHGRDLNQTIVLLGRDTVIERLRAQVK; this comes from the coding sequence ATGAGCACGGAAATTCGTGTGCGTTACGCGCCGAGCCCAACAGGACATCTGCATATCGGGAATGCCCGTACGGCGCTGTTTAACTATCTATATGCCAAACATAATAACGGTAAATTCATTATTCGTATTGAAGATACGGACGTAAAACGGAATATTGCTGGTGGTGAAGAAAGCCAGCTGAAATACCTGAAATGGCTCGGAATCGAGTGGGATGAAAGTATTGATGTGGGCGGAGAATACGGACCATACCGTCAAACGGAACGTCTGGACCTCTATCGTAAATATACACAGGAATTGCTGGATAAAGGTCTGGCTTACCCTTGCTTCTGCACGGAAGAGGAATTGGAGCAAGAGCGTGAAGAGCAGTCAGCACGTGGAGAAACACCGCGTTATTCAGGCAAACACCGTGATCTGACTCCAGAGCAGATTAGTGCATTTGAAGCGGAAGGCCGCGTAGCGAGTATTCGTTTCCGTGTGCCCGAAGAGCGCGTATATACGTTTGATGACATGGTTAAAGGTACAATCTCGTTCAACAGCAAGGAATCCGGTGACTTCGTCATTGTGAAAAAAGACGGCATTCCCACGTACAACTATGCTGTTGCTGTGGATGATCACTTGATGAAGATCTCCCACGTCCTGCGTGGGGAAGATCACATCTCGAACACGCCGCGTCAACTGATGATCTATGAAGCGCTGGGCTGGGAGCCACCGCAATTCGGCCATATGACGCTGATCGTGAATGAAAATCACAAGAAGCTGAGTAAACGGGATGAATCCGTGATTCAGTTTATTGAGCAGTATGATCAGCTCGGCTATTTGCCTGAAGCGATGTTTAACTTCATTTCCCTGCTCGGCTGGTCGCCGGAAGGGGAGGAAGAGATCTTCTCGCAAGAACAACTGATTTCCATTTTTGATACGAAACGCCTGTCCAAGAGCCCGGCGGTATTTGATACGCACAAGCTGGCTCACTTGAACAACCACTATATCAAACATGCTGACCCGGAACGGATTGCCGAAATGGCCATTCCGCATCTGCAAAAAGCAGGACGTCTTCCTGGTGATCTATCCGCTGAGCAAAAAGAGTGGGCGCATACCCTCGTGCATCTCTATCAGGAACAGATGAATGCCGCATCCGATATCGTAGAATTGTCGGAAGTGTTCTTCCGTTCGGAGATTGAGTTGGAAACTGAAGGTGCCGCAGTTCTCGCTGAAGAGCAGGTGCCGACTGTGCTGAAGGCATTTGCCTATAAAGTGCAGGCAAGTGAAGAGTTCACGCCAAGCAAAATGGCTGCATTGATCAAGGAAGTACAGAAAGAAACCGGCTTTAAGGGCAAACAGCTCTTTATGCCAATTCGTGTAGCCTTGACCGGACAGACGCATGGACGGGATCTGAATCAAACGATCGTGCTTCTGGGTCGTGATACAGTGATCGAACGATTGCGCGCACAAGTAAAATAA
- the sigH gene encoding RNA polymerase sporulation sigma factor SigH has translation MSVDLKDIMLSKYDYQSDEDIVEAFREGESEALEFLINKYRNFVRAKARSYFLIGADREDIIQEGMIGLYKSIRDFKGDKLASFKAFAELCITRQIITAIKTATRQKHIPLNSYVSLDKPIYDEESDRTLLDVICGTQVSDPEELIINQEEFVGLEDKMSEILSDLERKVLMLYLDGRSYQEIAVDLDRHVKSIDNALQRVKRKLEKYLEVRDN, from the coding sequence GTGAGTGTCGACCTCAAAGATATCATGTTATCTAAGTATGATTACCAAAGTGACGAAGACATTGTCGAAGCTTTCCGTGAAGGCGAAAGCGAAGCGTTAGAGTTTTTGATTAACAAGTATCGTAACTTTGTACGCGCCAAGGCTAGATCTTATTTTCTGATTGGGGCAGACCGGGAAGATATTATTCAAGAAGGAATGATTGGCCTCTATAAATCCATTCGAGATTTTAAAGGGGACAAGTTGGCTTCATTCAAGGCTTTTGCTGAACTGTGTATTACAAGACAGATTATCACGGCAATTAAGACAGCAACACGTCAGAAGCATATTCCGCTTAATTCTTATGTATCTCTGGACAAGCCCATTTATGACGAAGAGTCTGATCGTACGTTACTCGATGTGATTTGTGGAACCCAGGTCAGTGATCCGGAAGAATTAATCATCAATCAGGAAGAGTTTGTGGGCCTGGAAGATAAAATGTCCGAGATTCTAAGTGATCTGGAGCGTAAAGTATTGATGTTGTATCTGGACGGGAGATCTTATCAAGAGATTGCAGTAGATTTGGACAGACATGTGAAGTCCATTGATAATGCACTTCAGCGCGTCAAGCGCAAACTTGAAAAGTACCTGGAAGTTCGAGATAATTGA
- the rlmB gene encoding 23S rRNA (guanosine(2251)-2'-O)-methyltransferase RlmB has translation MEEEWIAGKHSVTEALRSGRTINKIWIADTAQKHLTQPIISEAKKLGIVIQHVDKRKLDQTVPGIQHQGVVAQAAPYAYVEVEDILAAAKAKNEHPFLILLDEIEDPHNLGSILRTADCTGAHGVIVPKRRSAAVTATVSKTSAGAVEYVPVARVSNLGQTIDRLKEEGVWVVGTDVTAHEGVFGNGVFTGPVALVIGNENKGMGRLIREKCDVLIKLPMQGQINSLNASVAAGVVMYEVLRSRQAQE, from the coding sequence ATGGAAGAAGAATGGATCGCGGGTAAACACTCCGTGACGGAGGCGCTGCGTTCAGGCCGGACCATTAATAAAATATGGATTGCCGATACAGCACAGAAACATCTGACTCAACCTATTATCTCGGAAGCCAAAAAACTAGGTATTGTCATTCAACATGTGGACAAGCGTAAGCTGGATCAAACGGTACCAGGCATTCAGCATCAGGGGGTAGTTGCACAAGCTGCACCATACGCTTATGTGGAGGTAGAAGACATTCTTGCCGCAGCGAAAGCGAAGAATGAGCATCCTTTCCTGATTCTGCTGGATGAGATCGAAGATCCTCATAACCTGGGGTCGATTTTGCGGACAGCGGACTGCACGGGTGCACATGGCGTTATTGTACCCAAACGTCGCTCGGCAGCAGTAACAGCAACGGTATCCAAAACGTCAGCAGGCGCTGTGGAGTACGTGCCAGTGGCTCGTGTAAGTAATCTTGGTCAGACCATTGATCGCCTCAAAGAGGAAGGTGTATGGGTTGTAGGGACAGATGTCACGGCTCATGAAGGTGTCTTTGGTAATGGAGTCTTTACTGGCCCTGTTGCACTGGTAATCGGGAATGAAAACAAGGGAATGGGACGACTTATTCGTGAGAAATGCGACGTACTGATCAAATTACCGATGCAAGGTCAGATTAACTCCTTGAATGCTTCCGTGGCAGCGGGTGTTGTCATGTATGAAGTGCTCCGCTCGCGTCAAGCGCAGGAATAG
- a CDS encoding class I SAM-dependent methyltransferase yields the protein MSNHYYSDKPQVAHDRRATEAILRGFSLRFVTDAGVFSKNGIDYGSRVLIDAIELPSGAHVLDVGCGYGPMGLTAAKLVPDGHVTMIDINERAVELSRENAKANGINNVTVLQSNLLAEVKKQDFDVILTNPPIRAGKETVHTIFEQAHRHLKVGGSLWIVIQKKQGAPSAKAKLESLFGRVEEVTKDKGYRIFKAMKSEEDSTKS from the coding sequence ATGTCCAATCATTATTATTCGGACAAACCGCAAGTAGCGCATGATCGCAGAGCAACTGAAGCGATTCTTCGCGGATTCAGTCTGCGATTCGTGACGGACGCCGGTGTGTTTTCCAAAAACGGAATCGATTATGGCAGCAGAGTATTGATTGATGCGATAGAGTTGCCATCAGGGGCTCATGTTCTCGATGTGGGTTGTGGATATGGACCGATGGGTCTTACAGCAGCCAAACTTGTACCGGACGGACATGTCACCATGATCGATATCAACGAGAGAGCCGTTGAACTTTCCAGGGAAAATGCAAAAGCGAACGGGATTAACAATGTTACCGTATTGCAAAGTAATCTACTGGCTGAAGTAAAAAAGCAAGATTTTGACGTTATCTTAACCAATCCGCCTATACGGGCTGGGAAAGAGACGGTTCATACTATTTTCGAACAGGCACATCGTCATCTGAAGGTAGGTGGTTCGTTGTGGATTGTCATTCAGAAGAAACAAGGGGCTCCATCAGCAAAAGCGAAGTTGGAATCTTTGTTTGGAAGAGTGGAAGAAGTGACGAAGGATAAAGGCTACCGGATTTTCAAAGCGATGAAATCGGAAGAGGATTCTACTAAAAGCTGA
- the secE gene encoding preprotein translocase subunit SecE, whose amino-acid sequence MKRSFKSLISFFSESWAELKKVRWPNRKELTNYTLIVLGTVVVMTLFFWVIDIGISFVIEAII is encoded by the coding sequence GTGAAACGAAGTTTCAAATCTCTGATTTCCTTTTTCTCAGAAAGCTGGGCTGAACTTAAAAAAGTTCGCTGGCCTAATCGTAAAGAGCTGACCAACTACACATTGATCGTACTTGGTACTGTTGTGGTTATGACGCTGTTTTTTTGGGTCATTGACATTGGCATCTCCTTTGTGATCGAAGCGATTATTTAA
- the ispF gene encoding 2-C-methyl-D-erythritol 2,4-cyclodiphosphate synthase, whose protein sequence is MIRVGQGFDVHQLVEGRPCIIGGVTIPYEKGLLGHSDADVLLHAISDAILGALALGDIGKHFPDTDPEFKDADSLKLLEHVWQLVKDRGYRLGNIDSTIIAQKPKMAPYIPQMAEVIAKALEADVTLVNVKATTTEQLGFPGRGEGIAAQSVVCLVRV, encoded by the coding sequence ATGATACGTGTAGGACAGGGATTTGATGTACATCAGCTGGTAGAGGGACGCCCGTGTATTATTGGCGGAGTAACGATTCCTTATGAAAAAGGACTGCTGGGTCACTCGGACGCAGACGTGCTGTTGCACGCGATAAGTGATGCCATTTTGGGTGCGCTGGCACTTGGGGATATCGGCAAGCACTTCCCGGATACCGATCCGGAATTCAAGGATGCCGACAGCCTGAAATTGCTGGAGCATGTATGGCAGCTTGTGAAGGATCGCGGATATCGGTTAGGCAATATCGATTCAACGATTATTGCCCAAAAGCCGAAGATGGCTCCTTACATCCCGCAGATGGCTGAGGTTATTGCCAAGGCACTGGAAGCGGATGTAACACTGGTGAACGTGAAAGCAACAACGACAGAGCAACTGGGATTCCCGGGACGGGGAGAGGGCATTGCTGCTCAATCCGTTGTTTGCCTGGTTCGTGTGTGA
- the rplK gene encoding 50S ribosomal protein L11 produces MAKKVIKMVKLQIPAGKANPAPPVGPALGQAGVNIMAFCKEFNARTADQAGLIIPVEISVFEDRSFTFITKTPPAAVLLKVAAKVEKGSGEPNKKKVATVKRDAVRQIAETKMPDLNAADVESAMRMVEGTARSMGITIED; encoded by the coding sequence ATGGCAAAAAAGGTAATCAAAATGGTAAAACTGCAGATTCCAGCAGGTAAAGCAAATCCAGCGCCACCAGTAGGTCCAGCTTTGGGTCAAGCAGGTGTCAACATCATGGCATTCTGTAAAGAATTCAACGCTCGTACAGCTGATCAAGCAGGATTGATTATTCCAGTTGAAATTTCTGTATTCGAAGACCGTTCCTTTACTTTCATCACTAAAACTCCACCAGCAGCAGTTCTGTTGAAAGTGGCAGCTAAAGTTGAAAAAGGATCCGGAGAACCGAACAAGAAAAAAGTTGCTACTGTTAAACGTGATGCGGTTCGTCAAATCGCAGAAACAAAAATGCCTGACCTGAATGCAGCAGACGTTGAGTCCGCTATGCGTATGGTCGAAGGTACTGCCCGCAGCATGGGTATCACCATCGAAGACTAA
- a CDS encoding NYN domain-containing protein: MADSRDVLLVDGYNMIGDWPELTKLAESGLEEARNRLLFRLADYQAFSGRRVIVVFDAYLVPGLGKSFTQSKVQIYFTKEKETADECIERLVRELSMRRRQIYVATSDMVEQHVIFGQGALRVSARELLIEVEQNEKELKKRLEEDQAKTTRNTLGGKLSPDVLKEFERWRRE; the protein is encoded by the coding sequence ATGGCTGATTCCCGTGATGTGCTTCTTGTAGACGGGTACAACATGATTGGCGACTGGCCGGAGTTAACCAAACTGGCAGAAAGTGGGCTAGAAGAGGCGCGCAACAGGCTTCTCTTTCGTCTTGCCGACTATCAGGCTTTCTCCGGCCGGCGAGTCATTGTTGTGTTTGACGCCTACCTCGTGCCTGGACTCGGTAAATCCTTTACACAGAGCAAAGTGCAGATATATTTTACAAAGGAAAAAGAGACGGCAGACGAATGCATTGAGAGACTCGTTCGGGAACTAAGCATGCGAAGACGCCAAATCTATGTGGCTACGAGCGATATGGTAGAGCAACATGTCATTTTCGGACAGGGAGCGCTACGCGTATCTGCAAGGGAACTGCTCATTGAGGTTGAGCAGAACGAAAAAGAATTAAAAAAACGACTGGAAGAAGATCAGGCGAAGACCACGCGTAACACACTCGGGGGCAAGTTGAGTCCGGATGTATTGAAAGAGTTTGAGCGGTGGCGCAGGGAATAA
- the nusG gene encoding transcription termination/antitermination protein NusG, producing the protein MEKRWYVVHTYSGYENKVKANLEKRVESMGMEDKIFRVLVPMEEEVVNKDGKKKTVMRKVYPGYVLVEMVQTDDSWYVVRNTPGVTGFVGSTGSGSKPTALLPEEVEQILKHMGMVEPKPKIEFDIKESVRIKVGPFANFVGSVEEILVDKSKLKVHVNMFGRETPLELEYTQVEKI; encoded by the coding sequence ATGGAAAAAAGATGGTACGTCGTTCATACCTATTCAGGGTATGAGAACAAGGTCAAGGCCAATTTGGAAAAACGCGTCGAGTCTATGGGCATGGAAGACAAGATATTCCGCGTTCTTGTTCCTATGGAAGAAGAAGTGGTAAACAAGGACGGTAAGAAAAAAACCGTTATGCGTAAAGTTTACCCGGGTTATGTCTTGGTGGAAATGGTACAGACGGATGATTCTTGGTATGTTGTTCGCAACACACCAGGTGTTACAGGATTTGTCGGTTCGACAGGTTCTGGGTCCAAACCAACTGCTTTGTTGCCTGAAGAAGTGGAACAAATTCTGAAGCACATGGGCATGGTTGAACCTAAGCCGAAAATTGAGTTCGATATTAAGGAATCCGTGCGTATTAAAGTCGGTCCTTTTGCGAATTTCGTAGGCTCCGTGGAAGAAATTTTGGTAGACAAAAGCAAGTTGAAAGTGCACGTGAACATGTTTGGACGGGAAACACCGCTTGAGTTGGAATATACCCAAGTGGAGAAGATATAG
- the rpmG gene encoding 50S ribosomal protein L33 — MRVIITLACTNCKQRNYTTTKNKRNHPDRMEMKKFCKFCNEQTSHRETR, encoded by the coding sequence ATGCGGGTAATTATTACTTTGGCTTGTACTAACTGCAAACAAAGAAATTACACTACGACAAAAAACAAGCGTAATCACCCCGACCGCATGGAGATGAAGAAATTTTGCAAGTTTTGTAACGAGCAGACTTCTCATCGCGAAACCAGATAG
- a CDS encoding ribonuclease III domain-containing protein, producing the protein MSEGHPNTPKQQEQVTEGGWFPYSPSRPAKLIPPIALAYIGDAVYEVAVRQYLLSKANMRPNHLHRSATGLVSAKAQSRILAMIEAELTEEERDIVRQGRNAKSGSVPKNADVLEYRHATAFECLIGYLYSSGHHDRMIELIRLGIEHAEQQSSSPTKK; encoded by the coding sequence ATGAGCGAAGGACATCCAAATACACCAAAACAACAGGAGCAGGTCACGGAGGGAGGATGGTTCCCGTATTCTCCGTCCAGACCTGCGAAGTTGATTCCACCTATTGCACTGGCCTATATTGGTGACGCGGTATATGAGGTAGCTGTTCGTCAATATCTATTGTCGAAAGCCAACATGCGTCCCAATCATCTGCACCGTAGTGCAACCGGATTGGTATCAGCGAAGGCACAGAGCCGCATTCTTGCAATGATTGAGGCTGAACTGACAGAGGAAGAACGCGATATTGTCCGGCAAGGGCGGAATGCCAAGTCGGGTAGTGTACCCAAAAATGCAGATGTGTTGGAGTATAGACATGCCACGGCTTTTGAATGTCTCATTGGTTATCTCTACAGCAGTGGTCATCATGATCGCATGATTGAACTGATTAGGCTTGGCATTGAACACGCGGAACAACAATCGTCTTCGCCGACAAAAAAATAG
- the rplJ gene encoding 50S ribosomal protein L10 produces the protein MANAKVIQAKQESVDAVTAKLRESVTTVVVDYRGLNVAQVTELRKQLREAGIEFQVLKNSLLRRAAAAAELTELDSVLTGPTAIAFSADDVVAPAKILNDFAKKNDALELKGAIVEGRVIGVQEVKALAELPSRDGLLSMLLSVLQAPVRNFALAVKAVAEKEEQGA, from the coding sequence TTGGCAAACGCAAAAGTGATTCAAGCAAAACAAGAGTCCGTTGATGCAGTAACAGCAAAATTGCGCGAGAGCGTTACAACTGTTGTTGTTGACTATCGCGGATTGAACGTTGCCCAAGTAACTGAGTTGCGTAAGCAACTTCGTGAAGCAGGGATCGAATTCCAAGTGCTGAAAAACTCGTTGCTTCGCCGTGCAGCTGCAGCAGCAGAACTGACAGAACTCGATAGTGTTCTTACAGGTCCTACTGCAATTGCATTCAGCGCAGACGACGTTGTGGCTCCCGCTAAAATTCTGAACGACTTCGCGAAAAAGAACGATGCACTGGAATTGAAAGGTGCTATCGTAGAAGGTCGCGTAATCGGAGTACAAGAAGTTAAGGCGTTGGCAGAATTGCCATCCCGCGATGGACTCCTTTCCATGCTCCTCAGCGTGCTTCAAGCGCCAGTGCGCAACTTCGCGCTTGCGGTTAAAGCAGTTGCAGAAAAAGAAGAGCAAGGCGCGTAA
- the cysE gene encoding serine O-acetyltransferase, which translates to MFKKIRSDIQAVFENDPAARGWFEVVLTYSGLHAIWAHRMAHFLYKRRWFSVARFISQVSRFMTGIEIHPGATIGNRLFIDHGMGVVIGETCEIGDDVVIYQGVTLGGTGKEKGKRHPTIGNNVVISSGAKVLGSFSVGDQSNIGANSVVLKEVPSNSTVVGIPGRIVKQDGRRVDRLSQQLPDPVVDSLRGMQKELERLQEEVRTLQNARANETVHDT; encoded by the coding sequence ATGTTCAAGAAGATCAGATCAGATATCCAGGCGGTGTTTGAAAACGATCCGGCGGCCCGAGGTTGGTTTGAAGTGGTACTAACCTACTCAGGGCTGCATGCGATATGGGCACACCGGATGGCTCATTTTTTATACAAGCGAAGATGGTTCTCGGTGGCCAGGTTCATTTCGCAGGTTAGCCGTTTTATGACAGGGATTGAGATACATCCTGGAGCTACGATCGGGAATCGGTTGTTTATTGACCATGGAATGGGCGTCGTTATTGGAGAAACATGTGAGATTGGCGATGATGTTGTTATCTATCAGGGGGTTACGCTTGGCGGAACAGGGAAAGAAAAAGGAAAGAGACATCCGACCATTGGTAATAATGTGGTTATCTCATCTGGAGCAAAGGTGCTGGGTTCATTTAGCGTGGGGGATCAAAGCAACATTGGGGCGAACTCTGTTGTGCTTAAGGAGGTCCCTTCCAATAGTACCGTGGTAGGTATACCGGGCAGAATTGTTAAACAGGATGGCCGACGGGTAGACCGCCTCAGTCAACAATTGCCCGATCCGGTCGTTGACTCCTTGCGTGGTATGCAAAAAGAACTCGAACGATTGCAGGAAGAAGTACGTACACTGCAGAATGCCCGTGCAAATGAGACTGTGCATGATACGTGA
- the rplL gene encoding 50S ribosomal protein L7/L12, with protein sequence MSKEQILEAIKGMTVLELNDLVKAIEEEFGVTAAAPVAAAGAGAASAEAEQSEFDVILTNAGASKINVIKAVREITGLGLKEAKELVDNAPKALKEKVAKEEAEAVKAKLEEAGATIEVK encoded by the coding sequence ATGAGTAAAGAGCAAATCTTGGAAGCAATCAAAGGCATGACTGTACTGGAATTGAACGATCTTGTTAAAGCAATCGAAGAAGAATTCGGCGTAACTGCTGCAGCTCCAGTAGCTGCTGCAGGTGCAGGCGCTGCTTCTGCTGAAGCTGAGCAATCCGAGTTCGACGTAATCTTGACTAACGCTGGTGCTTCCAAAATCAACGTTATCAAAGCAGTTCGCGAAATCACAGGTCTTGGCCTGAAAGAAGCAAAAGAACTGGTTGACAACGCTCCAAAAGCATTGAAAGAAAAAGTTGCTAAAGAAGAAGCAGAAGCGGTTAAAGCTAAGCTTGAAGAAGCTGGCGCTACAATCGAAGTTAAATAA